From Candidatus Woesearchaeota archaeon, one genomic window encodes:
- a CDS encoding 30S ribosomal protein S14: MKRFAKFNTPKERKYGIGTKKCRRCGRTGGHIGKYGLNLCRQCFRDIAVRIGWKKYS, translated from the coding sequence CTGAAGAGATTTGCAAAGTTCAACACGCCGAAAGAAAGAAAGTACGGCATTGGAACAAAAAAATGCAGGCGCTGCGGGAGAACAGGCGGCCACATAGGCAAATATGGCTTAAATCTTTGCAGGCAGTGCTTCCGCGATATTGCTGTGAGGATTGGCTGGAAAAAATACAGTTGA
- a CDS encoding 30S ribosomal protein S8, which produces MALNDPISDVLSSIMNAEKIGRKECVVKGSKIVKDVLNIMNRHNYIGSFKEDETRRGLYLTVNLLGSINKCGVIKPRHSVSKDNFEKFEKRYLPAKNFGVLIVSTNKGLKSDEDAKKEKLGGRLIAYCY; this is translated from the coding sequence ATGGCATTAAATGATCCAATTTCAGATGTGTTATCGTCTATAATGAACGCTGAAAAAATAGGCAGAAAGGAATGTGTTGTGAAGGGCTCAAAAATAGTTAAAGATGTCCTCAATATCATGAATAGACATAATTATATAGGATCGTTCAAAGAAGATGAAACAAGAAGAGGATTGTATCTAACAGTCAATCTTCTCGGCAGCATAAACAAGTGCGGAGTCATAAAGCCAAGGCACAGCGTAAGCAAAGATAATTTTGAGAAATTTGAAAAAAGATATCTGCCGGCAAAAAATTTCGGCGTATTGATCGTTTCAACAAACAAGGGGCTGAAAAGCGATGAAGATGCTAAAAAGGAAAAACTTGGGGGCAGGCTGATAGCCTATTGCTACTGA
- the rpl6p gene encoding 50S ribosomal protein L6, translating into MKRGAIEAIIEIPAGVDAKLTDDILTLKSGKNEASKKLASEKIKLVLEGNKLKLTTKKSSKKEKKLVGSFRAHIKNLIEGIREPHVYKLKICSGHFPMNVSIAGSDLTVKNFLGEKIPRKLKLKKGASVKIEGSEITIESANKELAGQAAADIEQLTKRPNYDPRIFQDGIYIIIKDGKEVK; encoded by the coding sequence ATGAAAAGGGGCGCAATTGAAGCAATTATAGAAATTCCAGCAGGTGTTGATGCTAAATTAACTGATGATATATTGACATTAAAGTCTGGGAAAAACGAAGCGTCGAAGAAGCTTGCCAGTGAGAAAATAAAGTTAGTGCTGGAAGGCAATAAGCTGAAATTAACCACTAAAAAAAGCTCGAAAAAGGAGAAGAAACTCGTAGGGTCGTTCAGGGCCCATATCAAAAACCTTATTGAGGGCATCAGGGAGCCGCACGTGTATAAATTAAAGATCTGCTCAGGGCATTTTCCGATGAATGTTTCAATTGCCGGCAGCGATCTTACTGTTAAAAATTTTTTGGGAGAAAAAATACCAAGAAAACTGAAGCTGAAAAAAGGCGCCAGTGTAAAGATTGAAGGCAGCGAAATAACAATTGAATCTGCAAATAAGGAGCTTGCCGGCCAGGCAGCAGCAGATATAGAGCAGCTTACAAAAAGGCCGAATTACGATCCGAGAATTTTTCAAGACGGAATTTATATAATAATAAAAGACGGGAAGGAAGTAAAATGA